A window of the Dermacentor variabilis isolate Ectoservices unplaced genomic scaffold, ASM5094787v1 scaffold_12, whole genome shotgun sequence genome harbors these coding sequences:
- the LOC142566388 gene encoding uncharacterized protein LOC142566388 isoform X2, translating into MTAYGDEKLRDHFCKSSSPDRTEEKRHKNATRTDERRPGIYQLRTKGSSPLREILLLKRRSLAQWLLVPTPRDLPPPMEMLLRLPYNSPGRKGCSTTVPHRNEGWIPNLLWFSQVDAG; encoded by the exons atgactgcatatg gagacgaaaagttgcgagaccatTTTTGCAAGTCCAGTTCACCGGACCGGACCGAGGAGAAAAGGCACAAGAACGCCACAAGGACTGATGAACGACGCCCAGGAATCTACCAACTACGAACCAAGGGTTCGTCACCCCTGAGGGAaattctgctactgaaacgccgatccctcgcccaGTGGCTCCTGGTCCCTACGCCTCGGGATCTGCCTCCCCCGATggagatgctgttacggttgCCGTATAACTCCCCGGGCAGAAAAGGATGCTCCACCACCGTGCCTCACCGAAACGAagggtggattcctaatttgctgtggTTTTCTCAAGTGGATGCCGGCTAG